atatctttaacaaaaaaaccaagaacaacaacaaattaaataaaagtctTAAATGTAAGCGTTTTGATGTAAAAGCAATTCGTGCTTGCAAATTTGTCgttcatttaaatgtttttttttaaactcttTTGCCCACTTTCTTCTCAATATACGCATATgaacataaagtatatacactattataattaattaacaattatatcgTAActgataaaagataataaactttttcaatttctaCTCAATGTTTTTTAGAGAAGCAACAAGCTAAAAAATCAAGAACGCTTTAAATGTAACAAAAACGAAACGTTAATAGActtaaaatgtgaaaataccataaatattaaatgaataaCAATTTATGAATAACACTCactaaatgcaaaaaaaaaaaaaaaatacacagaCATAgacctacatatacatatatagtttgTATTTAAGCGCAGAgagtacatttttaaaataaacaatgttTTAACTGTGTAGCcttaaaatcaatttacaaATCAACTTTAAATACTATACGACGTAtgtactatatacatatatatatatatatatatatatatatatatatatatatatctaaactAAAAATATGATGACATGCGAATCGATTTCGATGTTCAACAACTACGTACAATATTTCTATGTACTTCAAAATATGTctaaatatattattgatttgcctttcattttgtataattctctttaaattttactttttcaattgtattttaatcacacacacacacacacacacatgcacacgcataACTTTTTATATTGTATACCATATTAAAACATAGCCACAATCCCACAACTTACTATTAtcataaatgtttataatatttacatttatttcgtaaatgcaaaaacataaatacatgcatatattattatcgaaagcatatttattgtttacgtttttatttattgtatcatttgtttcattttattgattttcttaGCAACTAGTTAAAATGAGATTGAAACTCAACAAGCTAATCaaaagtttaaacaaaatcaagaagaaaaagaacaacaacaaatacaacatatATCCcaccaaattaattttaacaattaaatagCTATAAAACGTAAATCAAGCGAACAAAGGGACAATTTAATAAACtaattaacataataatatCGAAATATTGtgcaatataatataaaacaattagcATTTGCTTTAGTTTATGTTTAGCTCATTCAGTTATTGACCGATCGAGGCTATAGCtgcaactatatatatatatatacgatatatatatatatatagataatcaCTTTAGTTTAGTTCACGTATCGAATCAGGTTTCTGTAGTTGCCAATAGATTGTTAAttatttcacacacacacacacacgcacactcctatgtcacatacatatgtgcatgtatgtagcTAAGTTGTTTGACCAATTCAAAAGACGAACAATTGATgagcttttataaataatttgtcGCTTTGGAATATGTGTTTCATACGCAAGTTATGTGCATTTATCAACTAAAGCAAACGAATAaccaataataatttattaagtCTAGTACATGCCACATTCGAGTACGTCTAGTTAGTGTTtaagccaaacacacacacacacacacacataattgaGAAAATTACAAACCAAGTAACCGAACCATACGAACAACATTTGATGGATCTATGAAAAAATTTGGTCGTATATGAATTTGAATATGGATCGAAAACGTTTTTTAGAAACAATTGATGCTGACAAACAAGATTGATAAGAACCCGTCCATAATTAGATTTTGttcttaaacaacaaaaataaattgtagaagaagaagaagcagaagaaaataaacagcaaatcAACATATAGACGAATACGCATCGGCTCTATATAGCTATTAGATATAGTTGTCGGCGTTCGAAGCTCGTCTTAGATTAAAAGTTAGCTCCAAAAGCTCTCAACgtgtttttttgctttcaacTCGAATTATATTATTGATATTTGTATAGAAACTTGGCAATTTCCATTCAAAActctagcaaaaaaaaaataaaaaaaatacacacttGAAATTGTGGTTCGGATTGATATTAGatgtttttaataataaaacaaatactaATTAcgatatatttacatacacaatgcaaagaaagaaagaaaaatgaagaaaaaatacaaacacatattaaaactaaacaacaacaacaacaaaagtatacactatattttattaaatgcaaaatatttcgAATGGATAAAAAATTaaccaaaagaaaacaaaaatgttgatgTGTGAAATTTATAAGACTAGCATATTTCCTAcctaaaaacgaaaaacaaaaaaaaaaacaaaatatacgttatgagatagatatatatatatatatatacagattaaCTAAAATTAACTAGCAGCTAGTGCTGAAGTCGTCGTACGCATTCTCACGATTCTAACTAAGATACAgaatattgaatttaaaacAAGCGTCTAACAAATTGATCGTACCTTTTTGCTGAtttaaaacgaaaacaaagaaaataaaaaagtatagCGAATACTTAAGTACATTCAATAAAAGTTTATACATACGACATATATagcgtacatatatatataaatatatatatatatatatattgatgtgCATTAAAAAAATCTCTTGTATTTAGTGTGAAGCGTGATGCGAACGTAATCGaaacaatatgttttaaatgaatatacataaatatataactagtatatatattgaatagctcgtaacaaatgcaaatagatGATGGCACTTTAATGGGATTTGCTTTTTATATGTACGTATACATTCTGTACTTATATGTACTAGAGTTATCTGAAGATATAtatcgcatatatatgcatctatatatatatatacatatatatttgaatgtgtgtgtgggtgcgaaCTTTTAGCATTAGTGTCGTCTTGCGTCGTTTCAAAAATcaagaatttaaatatttttatatgcgaAAATCGATAAGCGATAATCGATAAGCGTTAGTTGATAATCGATAAGCGATAGTCGATCATCGATAAGCGATAGTCGATAATCTATAAGAGATAGACGATTATCGATAAGCGATAGACGATTATCGATAtgcgataatcgataacaatagCCAATATACCGTAGTTAAAGGCAGCTGCTCTAGTAAgcatattaagaaaaatacctAAAAAAAGATGAATATAAACCAAAGAACGATAATCAAAGCGCGCACACATAAACGTTTAGTCTAGATTTAAAGTTAAAAGTTAAACGAACATCACCTTTTCTTTGGGCACCAAGACTTATGCATACCATAaactctctctcactctctccaTATATAGAGTTACATACGATTTCAACTTTTAGCATGTACCTAAGATTATAGCCATATTATAATAGTGTGTCCTAAATTTAGCCAGAGATTTTTAGATACTTAAGTGCATGGGTTAGACAACGAATTACCGGGTTAATCGGGATGAAattgcacaaaacaaaaaaaaaaccaaataataataattaacatgTAACTAGTACATTCCCTGGGCCTTTACCCCCCCCGCATAAGCGAAAGTATACAATTatgtattaattaatttcgaTCACCAACGATGCGCACAGCTGATCCGGCAAGAATATGGAATTTGTTTGGATCGCCGCGCCAGCTAACTATCATACATATGGGATTATTGCTAGATCCAAGCCAACTCTCACCTATTCACAATGAAAGAACTTAACTTTTTGTAACTTATCGATGTGTACTGAATGTTTTTTACTTGGTgtcctttttaaatatttaaaataattaactgAGAGTCTTAATGTAAGCGTTCAAATGAAATACTTATATATCAAAAACCAAGCACACCGATacatttagcatatatatatatatatatatatatatttgaatatatataactatggAATATGGTACATGGAATATGAATATGATAAGCGTTTAGTTGTATGCAAATCAAAAgaacataatatataattatatatatatatatatatatacgacgTACTAACTAACGAGTTATATAACTTATCCAGATATGCGTACCTTTTTAAGCAACTAATTCGATGTTAATGTGAATTCTTTGATAGCAGAGcgaacataatatatatatatatatgtgtgtatatcgATCgaacagatatatatatatgtctatggACACGCCCCCTTTACTTGGTCGCGAGTATATATTCCGGGGGATTATGCAGTACACCGTCTCCAGaccaaaataaattgtaacACAATGAGCcgcaaatttgtatttataaatatatctatatatatatagtatatatagtaaGTCCCCGATGCAAACCAACCTATAACAATCGAGTTCCGatttcaaaacaaacaaaaaaaaaaacgttaaataaacaaaaaaaattctaGAATTGTAAACGGCAAAAGCGCATTAAACACAAAACTCAAAACCCAAACGCGTTTAGATAATtgataaaaccaaaaaaaaaaaataatgtttaagaACTTTTGACTTTTATGGCTGTTTAGAGAttttataatacatatatatatatatatctatatactatatatataatattaacggtataaaacataaacatttttcgtaaattatttacataacgtaacacacacacacacatatgaatgtactcaacacccacacacacacacacgcacgcacacatagaaCACACATTTGCCCATAGAGAAAATTCCCCTTTTTTGCGGCCCCAACGAAGCAGCTGATACCCTAACTTTTGGCGCTGCGGGGCAGTCCTCAACCCGAACTCAATTTCTCTCGGAAATCACTTTTTCTCTtaatctctttctctctctctctccccccctctgtctctctgtgtgtgcaaCTGTCGGGGCTTTTCGATAGGCTCTGGCCAGGCAGTAAATCCCCTTTTTGTAGCGAATAGAGAAATGATTAAAGaatcaagaagaagaaacataaaacaaacgaaaattgtgaaatttaGTGTCTTTACACTTTAAAgagtatatacaaaaaaaaaaaaactaaaaaacttAACTAAGTATAATTGAATGTAGATGATGGCTTCGGCGCCAATATTCGTATAAGCATaactcacacaaacacacacatacatattcacACAGACGGCAACCAATACATATagacacactcgcacacacacaaataccaCGATTACAAATACGTTCGCATACAAATTATGATACATACTCCGTACATATGCCTAAAAGGATAAACGTGTAGTAATCTacgacaaacaacaacaacaacaacaaaaacaaaacaaaacaaataaatgtctatatatattacgtatatggaaaatataaaatacaaacgattaaaacagaaaaaaaaaaacaaatactaaaaacaaaaaccaaaattatcaaaagataaaaacaaagtgttttaaTAATGAAGGGCAAACGatttttaagaatatttaattatatatttatcttataTTATAAAGATTATCAAAAGTAAGTACTTAGTACCCTGATCTAGGCTTATCGGTTTAATTTGTTAAGGTAAGGTTTTCCtactgtatgtgtgtgtgcgttagtgtatgtatgcatgtatgtatgcatttatgtataaacgtatgtatacatgcatgttTGATTTCTAATACCAAATGCAGTCCAAACTTATTTGTCgctgtgctgcaaatttaaatgaaacgaATTTCTACTAAGTGCTCTCCTCCCCGCTTCTCAAGAACTCAAGTAGGCTTTGCTGAAACTCACCGAGGCAGGAAACGTTGGCTCCAAAGCCCTGTGGAGGAGCAATTTGTGGCGGTGGAGCAGGATGCAGTGGCGCAGCAGGAGGCGAAGGGGGTAAgtagatatgtatgtgtagatgatatatgtagatgtatgtagTTGTATGTagatgcatgtatatgtatgcatgtatgcatgtatctatgtatgtatgtatgtatgcatgtatgtttgcatgcatgtatgtatgcatgcatgtgtgtatgtatgtttgtatgtatgcatgcatgtatgtatgtatgtatgcatgtatgtatgtatgtatgtatgtatgtatgcatgcatgcatgtatgtatgcacgtatgtatgcatgcatgtatgtatgtatgtgtgtatgtatgtatgcatgcatgcatgtatgtatgtatgtagtatGTATGGTATTGGTTAACATGCGTGTAAAaattcccatccccataactcagttaaatctcaaccgattttatcGAGGTTTAGCTCTTTGttcattgttttttaaatCACTAGAATTGGATGCCATCCATTACCGTATATGCTTAAGCGGAGTATTTAATTTCAGTCAAAAAAATGTACCTTAGACTTATAATACTGTTGACTTGTAGAGGTCCCTTGCTGCTTCAAGGTTAAAAATTGTCATATGTTTGTGAGAACTAAgctaatttttataatatgtagCAATTGATTTGTAGTTTCTCCTTGAATTGGTATTGATGTCTAAAAAACTGAAACTCTTCTTATATTATTTTCCTAAAATTGTTGTGCttgctttaattttgtttCAGTAAAAAATAGATTGTCAAATGTTTTTAAAGGAAATCTACTATAGTAGACGATGTAAGTTCAGTCTGCAAAATTCCAAATCGTCTTTAGTTTGCTTACAGAAtccacaaatatttattagattACCAAACAGAAAAGGAAACGACAACAGTACTATAATTGTCTATGGTGATATATTGTAACGTAGCAATTATTTTCCATAGATTCCGATAAGTGAGTAGCTCCGTAATCTTCGCGCCCCGTTAGCTGCAGAGCGTGCTCCTAAGTATTTATACGGCTCTATGTTGTTGTTAAAGTTGATCATGGGCCAAACATTATCTGAACCGGTCACCACCAAGGATTCGGCGCGCTGCGCGAACTCCTCCTTTCTAGTGGGCAGCAGCTGTATGCAGGGCTGGCGCATCGAAATGGAGGacgcccacacacatatactaTCGCTGCCGGATGATCCGGCCGCCGCCTTCTTTGGTGTCTACGACGGGCATGGCGGAGCGGCTGTGGCCAAGTTTGCTGGCAAGCATTTGCACAAGTTCATTACCAAGCGGCCGGAATACTTTGGCAGCTCCGTGGAGCTGGCCATGAAGCGTGCCTTTCTTGACTTTGACCGCGAGATGCTGCACAACGGCAGCTGGGGCGAACAGATGGCCGGCTCGACGGCCATTGTCGTCCTGATCAAGGACAAGCGTCTGTATTGCGCCAATGCCGGCGATTCCCGTGCCATTGCCAGCGTGGGCGGCATTGTGCGTCCCCTGTCCGTCGACCACAAGCCCAGCAATGAGTCCGAGGTGAAACGCATCGTGGCCGGCGGCGGTCGCGTGGAGAACAATCGCGTAAATGGCAATCTGGCCTTGTCGCGGGCACTCGGCGATTTCATGTACAAGCGTAACACCAGCAAGAAGCCGGAGGAGCAAATCGTTACAGCCGATCCGGATGTGATGGTCTGCGACATGGGCGACGATTGGGAATTCGTTGTGCTCGCCTGCGATGGCATTTGGGATGTGATGAGCAGCACCCAGGTGGCCGAGTTTGTCCGCGAACGAATCGCAGTCGGCATGCAGCCGGATCTGATATGCGAGCATCTGATGAGCTATTGCCTGGCGCCGAATGCCTACAACTATGGCCTTGGCGGCGACAACATGACCGTCATCCTGGTCTGTATGCTGCACAACAAGTCCTACGATGATCTGATCATACGCTGCGGCGGCACCAAGAGTTCATCCCTTGAATCCGGCGTGGGCGACATTGGCCCACCTCTTAAGGTATGTGGAAACtgtaattctttttttttttttaaataatatagttATCTGTATGGGGGCATTGGGTTAGTATCCATTGCCCAAAGCTACTCCAAGCAGCCGCAACCTGGAGAATGCCTAACTGGGCATCTTATGGATCGGGGATTTGCAgactttgtttatttgtttatcgaTTCGAATTCTTTTGGCATGCCATTTTCTGTGAAAGTTTCATCCATTACCGACATATACTTTTTGTAcctaccatatatatatattattggcTTCGAGATACATGAGCCCCGGCTCAGCCCAATCACAGAAGattaaaaatttcaagtcGGATATGCTTTTAGTCAACCGTTCAACAGTTCAACaattcaaatgcaataaaaatcttGACCTCagccaaaatgtttatttcaaAGAGTATTTTAACCAATCTGAACGCTAGATGGCGCTTTTTTCGTTATGATATGGTAATCTAATTCTGTGGAAAAACTTTGTCAAATACTCTAATAGAAactcgaccgattgttcctttTGTATCTTTGTCAGCTATACTATATGGTTTTTCGTTTCTGTTCTAAATTTGATCGTTTGGTGTTTAATTTGGTTGAATGCAGCAAAGGATTTCAGCTATCGATTTTATTGTCGATTCATCTTTGCTTTGCAAGCTATTTGGCAATTAAATCCAGCCTTCTTCTGTATCaaaattatcaaataaataCCTTTTAACATCTCTCATTTAGCTTATATAGTGCAACAATAATAAGATCAGAGCTAGGTTTGGTTATTGATTCCCCCTTGCTACTTGCACTGAACCAGTAAAAAGATATACACCGGTTCGGCATGCGGCTTTGCATTCTTCTAGGCAACTCGTTTGAAGGCTCGGGCTCCGATAGAAAAGTTTCAAAATCGATTTGACGAAAAATCGTAAAAGTGGCcactgataaaaaaaaatagaaaaattcgACATATTTCTCATTTTCAGGGATCGGTGGATCACTcgtttaatttgaataaatgtGCGTTTCTATAATACATAATGTACTCTATATGTCTatgaatacatatacatattcatgTACAATATCTTTGGTCTGTTTTAGCTGTAGGTTCTGTAGAGTATACAAAATGCAGTGAGTCgagaaagaaaagcaaaatataaacaatacaaGTAATAATACAAAGAGCTACAAGAGAAATAcacataaatttacaaaataatcgaaacacttgacaaatatacaaaatatataggcatctatctatatctatatatatttatatatatatatatatatatatatatatatatatttgtatgtgtgtaaagTTTTTGTGTGTAGAGGCTAATTAGTGTTATGTCAATTATTATTGCACCACATGCGGCCGTAAAGTGCTTAAAAATAACGCGACACATGCATCGAATACCGCACCGACCCCGCGATTACTCTACCACCAAAatgaagggggggggggggttcgGAGGCATGAACGGGGGTCAGTGCGTTCGGCACACGCTGCATTTTAAAGATACAAGACTAGAGATTCGCTCGTTCTTGGACTTCCGTGCAGATGCAGGAAATCGCAATGCCTTAAACAAAAGAATTCTTCTTCCTTTTTGTTAAACGTAATTGTTCGTATTTGGTAAGTAATATATggcaaaaataatatgtatatatatatatgtgtgtgtaaattctAAAATCAGCGACTCAATTAAATCATACAGTGCATAAAAAtcgcatatatacatatatatgttgtcTCTctccctatatatatacatatatatatatatatatatgtggtctaaaagaaaaaaatactgGTTACATGTTTTTTCTGCAAGTCTCTAAATCCTCGTTACAACTAAGTGTAGATCGATCAATTAATTAAGTTCTGTCAACTgatgtaattattattatttgtttttttttttctttctttggaATCGACTACTCCCTAACGGTACTTTAGCtcttttttcatatttatcaCATATTTGTTTACTACAATAAGCTCCTAAAAATCGAATGCAAAAtgggtttttttcttttgttattgtttttggtttgttttcttgttaatatttggttttttttttttttttcaaatttctgTAAATCTCTCTCTCGCTTGTCTTTTTACAATCAGCTGGCAGGCTGGGGTTGTCTAGGCGACCATCGCATAGTTGCCGGTCAGCTCGAAGGGACTCGTCTTGGCCGAATGCGTGAAATTGTTCTTGGGCGAAAAGTCAACGGGCTGCTCCTgatccgccgccgccgccgccgccgccgccgcctcgcTGCCTGCCGACTGTGCCCCGGCATGTCCATAGTGCTGATACGGCAGACCCAggggcagtggcagcggcagcggcagtggcagcagctgctcctggTACAGCGCACCGGGATGCTGCAGCACGGTTGTCGGCTGGAGCATGCCGTTGCGCTTGTAGCTTTCGTAGTGCTCCAGGTGGGCGGCAAATGCATCCGCATGCCCAGCAGCTGACGGATAGCCATAGGCCAGCGCAGCCTGTGCCTGAGCTTGAGCTTGGGCCTGAGCCTGGGCCTGTGCTTGTCTGCGTTCCTTCTCCTTCTGCAGCAGCTTGTGCGCCAGCGTTGACTTGGCCGAATCCGGCAGAGATGtgcttgttgtcgttgttgttgctgctgtcgcctcCAGTTCCGGCTGCTGCTTGGACATGGAGATCAGCTGCGCGGCACGCGGCGCCGCCTCGCCGCGATTCTTCATGCAGGAGGACTCCTCGTGCTTGTACAGATACGACTTGAGGGCAAAGGCCTTGCCGCAGCGGGCGCAGGTGTGCGGCTTGGTATTTGAATGGGTTTGTATGTGGGCGCGCAGATTCGATTTGTCCGCAAAGGCCTTGCTGCAGACGCTGCACTTGAAGGGCTTCTCGCCCGTATGGGTGCGTATGTGGCCCTGCAGCAGCCAGGGCCGCGAAAAGCACTTGCCGCAATACTGGCACTCGCAGCCCTGGTTGTGGGTGCGCACATGCATCGAGAAGGCCGGCATCGAAACGTACACCTTTTCGCAGTAGGGACAATGTCGCGCCTTCTTGTCCATAATTGACCTACGGTTGGAGGAGcgaaacaaaatttgttaaaacaaaatttgaatagtTTTACTTGAAGATCAAATACCCTTGCATGAATATGATATGATTTTCGATGTGAGTCAAACaatatggttttttttttttcataaaagaaCTACAGTTTTTTAGGATTTCCTTCTGCTTCGAATGTGGCTCAGTTGAAAATCCTTGAATCTACTTGAATCTCTTGTTTTAAACCTATGTTTGTCATCTTTTTCTACAGTTctatagatacatatttttgcTTAAGATTTGACGTTTCTTTCGGTTTTATTGGAAAATAAGTATTGAAATTCTGGGTTTGAGCTATCGCGTTTGAAATGTTGGTTCAAACCGAGTTGCAAATGGGCTTTCAAATAGTTGTTGCTGGCGACTTACCTGTGGGTTTGTCTATGGCGCGCCAGATTGGAGGATGTGGAATACTTTTTGCCGCACTCGGGGCAAATGTGCTCATCTTCAAGCAAATTGCTGgcggtgctgctgttgctgctgcagtgcgtAGCCTGGTTGGGCGACTGTTCGCTGGACTGgcagctgctggtgctggtgatGCTGGCGCAGGAATTCGAGTCGGAGATGGTGCAGCGACGCAGTTTCCTGCGATCGAACACCTTGTGGCTGTACGAATTGTAGGTGGAGTCATCGTCGGATGAGGCATAGAatatgctgctgttgctgctgttgctgatgttgttgttgttgttgctgctgttgctgctgttgctgatgttgttgttgttgctgctgctgggcattGGCTTGCTGTAGGCCACAGTTTTGGCTGGTGCGCTGAGCGGTCCGGCCGCCAGTGTCACATCGGCCAGCTGGGTGAGATTGTACAGCTCCTCGGGTATGGGCGTCGCCTTCCTCATGTCTGCGTctgcaaaacaaaagagacAAACTGCGACATCAGTATTGGTTTCGATGTGCGGCTCGGGCATGACGTATGGGCCAGAAAGGTGAAGCAACCTGCTAAATGCGCCACGGATGCGTCATTAACAAAGCGACGATGACAGCCACACGGGcgaaatttaaatcaaaacaacaacaacaacaacaacaacagcaacaaattctaaagattataaatattttcgctATGTCGCAGACAAAACTAATACATAATTTAATGAGCTCTCAGCATTTTGGTTGCCCTGCCCAGCTGCCGGGCATAACGCTGCCCGAGCACAGCCTGTCGCAGTCGTATTGTGTAGGGTATAGGAAAAGcgtatatttcatatttatttcatcaatttataattaagGACAAGCCAAGAGGCCAACGTGGCTGTGCCCAAAGTCGTTGCTGCATTCAGCGTCGTCACCTTGTCGTTTGCCTGAGGTTGCCgtcgcctccgcctccgctgctgctgctgcctgcctgccacaCGGGGCGTATGATTAACGTCAGCAGGCATCGGCATCAGGCACCGGCATTTGCAATCGCACTTGTTGGCTGCTCGCTGTTCGCGATCTTAGAAATAAATTCACGTCGAAATGCGCATAATTTGTGCATGTTGTCTCGGCATTGATTAATCTCGCACGTAATTGCCTCC
The sequence above is a segment of the Drosophila virilis strain 15010-1051.87 chromosome 3, Dvir_AGI_RSII-ME, whole genome shotgun sequence genome. Coding sequences within it:
- the Ppm1 gene encoding probable protein phosphatase 2C T23F11.1, with translation MGQTLSEPVTTKDSARCANSSFLVGSSCMQGWRIEMEDAHTHILSLPDDPAAAFFGVYDGHGGAAVAKFAGKHLHKFITKRPEYFGSSVELAMKRAFLDFDREMLHNGSWGEQMAGSTAIVVLIKDKRLYCANAGDSRAIASVGGIVRPLSVDHKPSNESEVKRIVAGGGRVENNRVNGNLALSRALGDFMYKRNTSKKPEEQIVTADPDVMVCDMGDDWEFVVLACDGIWDVMSSTQVAEFVRERIAVGMQPDLICEHLMSYCLAPNAYNYGLGGDNMTVILVCMLHNKSYDDLIIRCGGTKSSSLESGVGDIGPPLKYPLPKATPSSRNLENA
- the Kah gene encoding transcriptional repressor Rhit, with the protein product MRKATPIPEELYNLTQLADVTLAAGPLSAPAKTVAYSKPMPSSSNNNNISNSSNSSNNNNNISNSSNSSIFYASSDDDSTYNSYSHKVFDRRKLRRCTISDSNSCASITSTSSCQSSEQSPNQATHCSSNSSTASNLLEDEHICPECGKKYSTSSNLARHRQTHRSIMDKKARHCPYCEKVYVSMPAFSMHVRTHNQGCECQYCGKCFSRPWLLQGHIRTHTGEKPFKCSVCSKAFADKSNLRAHIQTHSNTKPHTCARCGKAFALKSYLYKHEESSCMKNRGEAAPRAAQLISMSKQQPELEATAATTTTTSTSLPDSAKSTLAHKLLQKEKERRQAQAQAQAQAQAQAQAALAYGYPSAAGHADAFAAHLEHYESYKRNGMLQPTTVLQHPGALYQEQLLPLPLPLPLPLGLPYQHYGHAGAQSAGSEAAAAAAAAADQEQPVDFSPKNNFTHSAKTSPFELTGNYAMVA